The genomic region GTATATATTACCATAACTATAATATGTTTGGATAAGCAGGTTTGTATTTATTTCGTTGAGGTTTTCTAAATTATATTTGTCAAGATAGGAAATAAAAAAACCTCCTTTTTCCTGTATTTTTTTGGAATTTTGAAAATTTTCTGGTGTTACGTGAAGATGATACATTTGAATAATATTATGAGATAGTGGAATGTAAATCTCAAAGTTTGGAGTAAATAACGGGCGCATTTCCATGAAAATTTTAAGCAGATCTAAAATTTGAAATAAAGCTATCGCATCCCTGCTTGTAGACAAGATAATTAATTGTTGGCTAAACGTCTGAAGAATAACATTACCAAATTTTTCAGCCATCGCTCGCTTAGATTTTCTTAATAATTTGATTGACAGTTTTGCGAGATCAAAAGATTGCTGATATTGGCTATTATTTAGTCCGCCTTGGATTGAAGGGGTTAATACGTCATGTAGCAAAGTGGATAGAAATTCTTGATATACTTGTTTAAAGTTAGGATTTGCTAAACTCAATGTATTCATTGCTTCAGTAAAAGCTTGAAGGTGATCTAAATAACTCATAATCTTTCCTTCATTGACCAGCGGAATGAAGCATGATGATGAAAATGAGTTAATATATATTGGATAATAAAAATTAATAAAATCTAGTATTGCCGGTAGTGTGGGATATTTAAGATAGAGCTCTGCTAATATTACCGCGCTGTTAGTTAAATTCTGCAAGATCTCGTTGTTATTTATATTAAAATAATTACAATTTAAATACATTTTAGCAATCATTAATTTAAAATCATCTGCGCAAATATCTTTATCTGTACCACTTTCATAATGTGAAAGAAAAGTGCGTGTCGCCTGATAAAGATCCCGTACATATTCATCTTGAACGGGCCAAAAACCCCGTAAAGTATAAACCATTTCTACGAGTGAATATTTTAAATGGCGATAAACATTAGGATCTAAGCCGATTTCAAATTCATCTTTATATTTTTTATATTCTGCTAATGCTGCAAATATTGAATTATTTTTAATTAAATTCTCTAATTCCATTAATTTCCCGGTTAAGGATAAATGCGTCAAACTAATATTTATAGCTTTATTATGTGTTGCTAATAAATCAGGTGCAAGACTTGACGAATCGATAGGATTTATTCGTTCGAGTGACAAACGTTCAAGAAAGCAGGAAAAACTTTCATCTTCAACTTCATCTTGAATTAAACGAACAATATTAACATTTCTATTATTGATATCTGTTATAAAAATGTCGAGTGATTCATTGTACTCTTTTCTGTTGTTTTTTTTTAATTGGTTAAACTGTGCAGTAACTTTATTTGTTTGTACTTTAGAAGGGTGACGGTTTTGAGAAAGATCGGTTAAATATGAATGGTAATTTCCAAATAATGCTTTCAATGATTGGCTTTGACTCGGATTAGCTTTAATATCAGAAGCTAATTGTGTAAATAAATCTTCAATGAGTGCCCGGCTGAGGTTAACAGATTGAATATCACCTATTGTTTGCTCAGATGATAATAAGCCTTTATTGCCTGGCCGATTAGTATGCATTGCACGAACCACTTGTAAATGAGTTGTTGATCATTATAGTAGCTCATTGACTATAATTTATTAAAAGCACCTTAAAGCGCGAATCTTAAATTCACTTGTTAAGTTAATTTTAATAAACCTATGAATTATTCTTAAAATAAATGCAACTAAGTATCTTTTTCGCAAAACCTTGTTTTCCAGGCATTTTTTTTCAATAAGCGGCGCGGTATGGAAAAAACCGATAGGTATGTATCATTGTAACCCGAGAAATTAATTGATAAAGATTCCTATTCCTCGGGTTATGATATATGTTACTTTTACTTTTTAAAAGAGAGGTGTTCAAGTATCGGATCTAAGCTTTGTTTTTCTTGCGCGTTCGGATTTTCAACGCCTCTATAAGCAACATTAAGTTTCTTTCCCTCTCCTGTTTCATAATGCTTTATCTTATCTTTCACAAAACCATTTGTACCTACGGTTTTTTTAAATTTATCAAAGTCCGCCTGCACAAAAGATATTTCCTTAATTTGATCACCTAATTTTAAGTTTAAAATGTAAGCTTGCTCCTCTTGAGAAAATCTTAATAAAAACGAACCATCTTTCTTAGTTGATAAGACATCCTGGGCAGCTTTGCTGGTTATGCTTCCATGGTAATAAGGATCATTTTGAATGCTCATATTTGCATCATTAGAATTGTTTTTATGAGAAAAAAACATGCCATTCGTGCGCGCGGCAAATTTCTGTCGCCATGATGATGGATTAGACGTCGGTTCTTTGGGTGTGTTCTTTGTTAACAATGATGGTACAGATGAAACGGAAGGTGAAGAGGTTATCTTTTTTTCCTGGATCGCAAATCTTTCAATTTTAGAAAGGTTACCTCTGTGTTTTACCTCTTTACCAATCGAATAAATAACTGGGCGGGCTTGAAAATGCGATTGAAAATATTGTCCCGCTTCCTGCTCTGCTTCATTTTTGGAGCCATGAAAAACGACAGGCGCAATATTAAGGATATTATTTTTTTCCAAAATCTGGCGGATTTTATAGTACGATTGCATATCTATTTGGGGTGCAACTAAATTATCCTTAGGTTCCACTAGTGGATCGGCCAGAGCAAAAGCTGTAATCCCTTCTTTTCGCATTTTTTGAATTAATTTTTCTTGCGCTGAACTAGATAGATTTTCAAATTCTTGCAGATGAATCACACCGACCTTAAATTCAGCTTTATACTCTTCCTTAAGTAGTTTGTTAATTCTGCTATAAGCAGTAGTAATGGAAGGACGTAGATCAGGATTAGGATCAGTCATTTCAGTTAAAATATTTAAAAGTGCAAGACGACTATTCGGATTTGATGGTAACCTATCATTTTCACGAAATTGAGAGCTCATGGCACTAACTATTTCTTGTCGAAAATACTTCCCCACTGGCGCTGCTTCTTTGGTTAAACCAAAAATGTTACCAATGGTTTGTCCGAGTGCGTAAACTTCAGTTTTTTCGTTATATACCGTAGCTTGCTTCATATCGATTAACTCGGGTGCCATATAGAACGCTGTACCATGAACCTTTGAATCATACAATTCAAATTGGTCTTTTTTACCCTGAATTGGTTTGGCCATTCCCCAGTCAACTAATTCAATTTTACACGTTCCAGGATCGCAGACAAAATTATCAGGCTTAATATCTCGATGAATAATGCCACGCGCGTGGGCATCTTTCGTGCTTTTCAAAACTCCTTTCGCGAACATTAATCGTTGCAGTGGGTTGAAATTATCTTTAGGGTTTTTTAAACCATTTGATTCGGGACCGATAAGCTTCCATAATTCATTACCTTTGGCAATTTTCATTCCAACTATATATTCATTACCTTTTCTGAGAGAATCATATTCGAATTGGAAAAGGAGTACGTCCATTTTCCACATCGCTACAACTTCACTGTAGATCATGCTTGGAGGTGTGTTTGATTTATTAATTTTTAAAACGACGAAATCGCCTGTGGTTAAATCTTGGGTTAGTTTGACGACACCAAAGGCTCCTGCCCCCAATTCTTTTTCTTGTGTAGCACCTTTATAAATTGCAAATAATTGTATTGAATTGGTTTCACTATCAGTTCTTTTTACAATGCCGTATTCTATGTCCAAATAAATATTCAGTTTTTCGAAAGCAAGTCTTCTAAGTGCTGCTTTACTATATCTACCATCGGGTTGCTCACTTAATAGCTGTGTTAGCAGTTCTATTCGATCCTCCGACACAAGTTTAGAGTTGCTTACATCCAAATCAGCTAAATCGACTTTAGGGGGGGATGTAACCAAGCTTGGTTGTTTTTTGATTTTTAGAAGTTGTGCGCATAATTCCGCCGAAATAAGTTATTTCCTTAAGTATAATCAAGATTTAACAAAATCAAGCACACTAACCTAATGATTTCAATCAAATAAAAAAAATATTTTCTTAAAGAAATCTTACCTTTTAGATAAGCCTCCTGATAAGTTGTTCTTACTTCGTTGCTATAATTAATAATCATTAATTAATAAAAGCTGAGATTGCGAAACACATGTCAAATACACGCGCCAAGTATTTATCACTTAAAGAAAAAATTGAACGCGGCTCTTTCGATAATCAGGATTTATATACGGATATTTTTGTTGCAAATTTAGATCCAGTTGAAATTGAGCAACTTTATTTGGCTGCTATCAATAAAAACGCCAGTTTTTTTTTAAGCATCCCCAAAACTGAACTTACCCATAATGTGTGTATGGCAATCGTAACGATTTCTGTTGGCTTTAAGAAATTTATCCCTGATGAGCAATTAAATGATTACGATATTCTTTATGTTATTGCTGGTGGCGAGAATAAAGGACTCAAGTTTGTTCCTGAGGCCATGCGCGATTTTAAAATGTGCTTGAGAGCTGTGAAGAGCAATGATGTCCGACAATATTTGTATGGTGATAATTGGCGTGCACTTGAATTCATTCCAGAGCCATTACTTATGCATAAGGAATTTTCAAATGCTATTTCTAGATTTGAAGAGGAAATTAAGAAAAATTGGCAACGTATAGAAAAATTTCCACTCTCGCTGCGTAACTTTGATATTTGTATGCATGCAGTTAACCAAAACTGGCAAGCTATTCACAGCGTCCCGCCTTCTTTATTGCAACGAGTCGAATTTAAAGAAGCCATATTAAATTGGCAAGCTGAAATACGACATGATTGGCGCATGTTGAAAACTACTCCCCCTGAGATTTTAACGACTGAAATTTGCATCGCAGCCATTAAGCAAAATTTTTTAGCCATTGAATATATTCCAAAAGAAGCTCAAGACTTTAATTTTTATATGGAAGCGATTAAGTTATATCCCGCTGAACTGTTGCCGTGGTTAGAAAATTATAAAATCAAGACTTCCTTAAATGCGGAGCAATTCAAAATGGTTTGCGCGGAAATTGCAAAAAAACATCCTAGCGTTTTGAAATTCTTATTATTTCAAGCTATTGAAGAAGGTAATGACCAAGAAGTAAAAAATATAATAGAAATAGATGCTACTTTAGTTAACAATCAATCGAAAGTCATAGACTTAGAAAATAAGTTTGATGAAAACATGACTTATAGTTTGCAGTATCCATTTCCTTTACATGCAGCCATTTTTTATAGCTCCCAAAAGGACCATTCTGAAAATCGAGAACATATCGTTAAATTATTGTTGGAAAATAATGCAGACCCCAATGCGAAAGCTAACCTTGGTGATACTGTCTTACATTGTGCAGCGAGTATGGGAAAGGTGTCATTTTTAGAGCTATTGATCGAACATGGTGCAGAAATCGAAGAAAAAGATGAAGGGGGACATCTGACAGCTTTTCATTATGCTGCCATATTTGGGCAACTCGATAATATGGCAGAACTAAAAAGACTTGGTGCTGATATCAATGCTAAAAGTGAAACGGATGCTAATGCTTTTCATTTAATTGCTGGATTTGAAAATAGAGAAATAATAGCAAAAAAATTAATCGATTTTGGTATTGATTACGATGACCGTGATTGTGACCATGAAACGCCTTTCGATATTTCGAGTGGAGCAGGTTTGGCAATGGCTCAGCGCCTAATAGATTACGCACAACTGCGAAAGGATTTTTTCAAAGCTATTGAACAAGGTAACACTGAAAAAGTTAGAGAAATTTTAATTAAAGATAAAGCCATTATTGAAGCGACTTCTAGTGGCATGTTCTTTTACGGTAAACATGCCTTCATTCAATTTTATCCTTTACATATGGCTGCAGTGTATGGTCATGATGAAATTATAGATTTGCTTTTAAGTGTATCAACTAACATTAATGAGCAAGACATGTTGGGTAACACTGCTCTTTCTTATGCAGCTGCATTTGGTCATCAATCAATTTTTGAAAAATTAATCAAGGTAGGTGCTGATATTAACATTAAGTATAACGGTATGACCCTCTTATTTGCTGCAGCAAATGATAAAGGGACTCCAGAAATGATAGCGCAGTTAATAAAGGCTGGAATGAATATTAATGAAACTGATGAAGAAGGAAGAACTCCTTTACATTGTGCGGCTCAGGATGGGAATTTGGAAGCAGCCAAAAAACTGATCGAATTAGGTGCTAAAACAAACATTAAAGACCGTTATGGTCGAACCCCTTTTGACCGCGCAGCATCGAAAGGTTATCCAGCTTTGATGAAATTGTTACAACCAAAAGTAATGGCAGCAGCAGAAATGCACTCCGAAAAAGAAAAACCTCATACTCTTTTTGCAGAAAAAATAGATAAGAAGCAACCTGTTTATCGTTTAATGGAAGAGGGGAGATATTTAATGAAGTCCTTCCAATACGAAGAAGCTAATAAACGATTTCGAGAGGCCTTAAATGCAATTAATCCTAATCTTAATTCTCAAACCCATTTAAAAACCATATTACAACAATATATAGATAAAAGTAGTCAGTTAGCACAGAAGTCTTCTTATCCCTATCAACATCAATCGGGGTCTCCCCTTGATGTTGCTGCAATATTAATGGATCGTGTTCGTTTTGACGATAAGGTAATAAGCCCAAAAGAGATGTATGATTTTTTACAAAAAATGGTCGCAGACCCAATTTTGAAAGTGATTTTAGAATATGTAGCGTTAGATTTTATGATTAATGAAAAGGCGCATATCCGAATAGTGCAAAACTGTAATAAATCCTCAGGTAAGTTGGGCAGTGTTGTTTATGGTTTTTATAATAAATATAGTGGAATTGTAGCGAGAGGGACTTCGTTAGATCAAGAAACACAAGGCACTATTATGCATGAGATTGCTCATTATTTTTTTAATAAAGTTTATCGCAATAATTCAAATCCATATTATGAAAATGATTTAACACATGCACACCTATTTAATGAAAAAATGAAACAAGTGCTCATTAATTATTATCAATTTTATGATGCGAGCGTAGATATTTCGAGACTAACACAGATGAATTCCTGGGCTATAGGAACAGAACTCGCGGAAAAATTTCAAACACTTGAATCGGGAAGTATACTCAAAGAAATTTTAAATATTTACAAATATTATACAGAAATGGAAGAGGCTAAAGAATTTGTGGTTCGTCTCCCCCAAGTAATTGCTAGCGAGTATACACCCACTGAAATGGTGCTTCTTGAACCTTTGTTAGAATATTACCAGCACTATTTATTACCTGAGTGCAGTAACTCCAAACTCATTCTCACTGAGCTTATTAATGATCGACATAACCCACACTGGTTGGATCTTTAACGGAACCGTTAATATTAATAAAGATTTTAATTATTTACCTTTTCATGTTTACATTAGAAGTAAGGCACAAAAGGATTTGGCGTATTAATGATATCACCGCAAGCTTTCTCTAATCCCCTATCTAATCCGGCGCCCATAGCCCCATGTTTAGCTTCATGCATGGCGAAGCCAAATGTTAAATTCGTCATCGCCTCAGCTAAAATTCCTACGCGTTGTGGTCCTTTTGCAGTCATATAATCATCTACCATTTTGTTATATTCTATTCCGCGTGCGGTGTTGCGTTTATCTGCCTCTTTAGAGAAGGAAATGCCTGTTGTTTGGAATAACATTGCATTATACCCATCACGCACTAAGCGACCCGATTCAATCACTTCATCAATGGGATGCAATGCCTGATGCACCAACGATGTTTTAGCTCGTTCAACGCCTGCATTAAACTCGCTTAAATAATCAAACCATGTTGCTTCTTTTTCCGGTTTGATTGTAGAGGTCTCAGCTGAATTTTTACGGATAAAACAAATTTGCGGATTATCGTATTTAGCAATTTGTGTACTAATAAATTGGGTTAAGTTGGAATTCAGATAATTTTCATTCATTAATGCTGCATCATAAACAAAAACCAATTCATTTTGTTTATTGTGATATGAAACAATTTGTGCGCCCTGAATAGGTGAGTTGTAAATTTGAATATTATCTTCGGGAACTGATGCTACAAAGATAGATTGGCTTTGGTCTGGCGCCGCAAATGTCACGTCATTTTCAATTCCGCTAGAAGGAGACGTAATTTTTTTAAGACGACCCGCAAATTGGTGGGAAAAATTTGCATCATAAAGCGGTAGCTTAGTCTGATAATTTTTATTGGTTTCGTGAGTAATTTGACGACTATTTTCACTTGTTGTCACGAGCGATCCTGTGATTTTCTCAGCGCTAAAATCCGTTCCGCTTGCACCATACACTTTAGGTTTGAGAATACTTTTTTCTTTTCTTAATTGCGATAAAATTGAAAGAGTACTTAAGTGAGAAGAATTATTATTGTTAAATGGAGCAACGCCTTTATTTATTCCCACTCCTTGTTGCGTTGACTCAGTATGTTCATGGATAGGAATAGCTGTGAAAGTCTCGGGATGTAAATTCAATTTACCATGGGAAAGAATTGCTCCTGCTTCGCTGCGAATGTGATAGACAGTAAATTCATTGTCACTTGCGTTGAGATCATCGATGATTTCAATGCCACTCATTTCTTTTACCCGTGACTCATTGGAGGAACCGTGATTAACTTCAAAATTTCCACGCGTTGAAGCGGTAAAACCATGATTACTTTCTTCTTTATGGCTTAGGTGAGATTTGATTTCTAATTGGTTAACATCTCCCGCTAAATGACGTGTCTGCACTTTAGCGCCGTTAAGACACCACTCCCCAACATGCAATTCTAATGGTCCATTTACGCTAAAGGATTGATTAACCCATTGCTGATTCTTGCTTAGACTATTATTTTCCCGATAATCCACAGTGACATCGCCTGAAAGATATCCAGTAGCGGTAAGACTTTGTTGGTGGGCGGAAAATTGTGAAGCAAGTGCAACGCCATTTTCGATTAATTTTTCCGCTTCAATATACGCATGCTTTTTTACATGAACTGGGATTGCATGATCAAAGGTAACGTTACCATATGGCGCAATGATTTCTAATTCACCCACATCGATAAATCCATTCCCTAATGTTTGCCAATCCTGGTCAATTTTAGTTTTGGAATAAGTTAGACTAATGTTGGGGTTAAATACTTGCGGTAATACTTCATTCCCTAAGGTTTCAATATAATTTCCATTTTCAAAAGCCCCCAAAATGGTATTGGCTGTGTCCGCCCCATCGACAATAACATTTCCTAAATTTAATCCAGTAGATAAATTATCGTTGGAATGAGTAAGTTGATTAAAATCGTTGATTAAAGCAGGCTTTGTTAGCGTTGGGTGGTAAGATTCATTGGATTGCGTTTGCAAAATGGGTACACCACAAATAGCTGTCGCAAATCCCTGCGAGGTAGCATGATAATGATGATCAAGGATAGGAATAGAAACATTGATGTCATTCCCAGCGCCTAGACTTAGCTTACCATTCCCTTGAAATTGTGCTCCGCGAATATCAATATCGCTTTGATGAGAAACTACAGTTACATGTTCTGGTACATTGAATTTGGTTGTAACATTATTTTGATTTTCTTGGGAAGAAGAATGCGAAGCTAAACCACACCAACTGCTCCCGGATTCTTTAATACGCTTGCTAGTTAGAACATCATACAAACGGACTTTATGGTTTTCACCATCGACAGATAAAATGGTTGATACAGGCGCGCTGAAATTTGCTGCATAGGTATTAATATCAGCATGATTTGAATTAACATGAATCTTGTTTGTTTTAGACTTAAAATTACAACCGTAGACAAAATCTTCAGTGATGGTTTTACTTGATTTAGAAAAACCTAAATAGCTAGATTTATCATGGCTTGAACTTAAAGTAATAATTTTAGCCCGAGCCTCAACCCCTTGATCTGCATCAATAAGGAGGTCACGGTCAGATAAAAAATCGCCTGCTTCACCGATCACTTGACCTTTCGTATGAAGATATGAATCATAGCCCTCTAATATGCCAGGAATGTATGGATTGTTACGATAAGGCGGGACCAAGCCTATGTTGATAATATCACCCAAAGCATCCCCATATAGAAGTTGATCTGCTCTGACCATGCCGACGAAATTAGTAAAGCCCCCTACACCAGGAAATAATGTGATGGTGTGCGCTTTGAGATAACCGTTATCATTTTGTATCGTGTCTCCACTTAAAATGAGATCATCAGCATGCAATAAATGTCTCAACAAAGTTAATTCTTTAATAATATAAGGCGAGGAGGAAGGCGCTTGATGAATAAATAATTTGTCTTTGCCAATAAATGTTAACCGGGGACCACTCATATTGGCATAAATATCTAATTGCTCACTCGCGTCGAGATAGAGATTATGATTTAAATTGTAATGGACTAATGCATTTGGATCTGTAGAAAAGAAAAAACTGTCTAGCGGAGGATTATAAATTGGATCATAGATGACATTGTCATCAATCAAATGACCGACTTCATTGGCATACTTTAAATTTTCTGGCGTGGGGGCGAAGGGTCGTACAGCAATGTTTTTTCCTAATAGATAATTATCACAGGCTCGTAGCGGAAAATCGATAATTAAATCTTGCGGCGATTTAAAATAAAAAAGCTGATTCGCATTTACGTGATAACCTTTGCCGGCAATATAATCATGTGCATCAGGAAAAACACGAAAATTAGAATAGAGTTTGTCAACATCAACTACCGCATCTGGATCGATGTGAACTTTATCATTAGCATGAAGAAATAACCCGCCACCTTTTATATCACTAGTTTCAGTTAATTCAAGCTCATCTTTTCCATTTAAGATGAGTGAAGCATTTTGATCAATTGTCACCTGACCTGCAACTTTCACCCGATCGCTTAATATTTCATTGTCTTGATGAATCGCTGTTTCGCCGTGTAACATTGCTACTTGACTCGCAATTCGGCTTTGATTTAAATCCAGTTGCTTAGTAGTAATGAAAGTGGTGGTCTGTAGATCAGTTTCAGTTAGAGAAGCTTGATTATTATTTTGCAAATGATTAACGCTTAAATTAGCTTGATCAGCCTTCATATCCCCATCATTGATTAAATGAAAGGCTTCGATTTTGCTGCGCTTGATCTCTAATTCAGCCTCTTGCTTATTATTCAACATTGAAGTGACTAATTCAGAATCTGCAAATTGAACACTACCTTTTTTTATATTTTCAAAGTCATTAATCTTGACTTGTGATTGCTCAAAGGAAGTGGCACCCGCATTGTGTAAAAGTTCAACTTCCACCTGACTACTTTTGAAACCAAAACGTGCTTGACGATGATTGTTTATTTTTAATGCGGTAAAATCAGTATCTTCACTTTGCGTATGGCTATTTTTTAAATTATCAAACGCATCAAATTTGACTTGGGACTGGCGGAAAGCTGTATGCCCAAAATTTTTAAAATGATTTACTTTTACAATACTTTTCTTAGCATCAAAATGATTCGCGTTTGAAAATGAGGCGGCTTGAAGTAAGCTTTGATCTAAAGAAATTGAACCTCTATTTTTTATGTCTTGAATATCAAGTTTGCTTTTAACACTATTCACTGTTCCAGTTTTTCGATTCTTGAGCTGCTGGATCGACGCGCTGCCATTTGAAATATTTAATTGATTTTCATTTTTAAGTCGAGGAATGTCGATTTCTGCATAATCGGTCACTACACTTCCTTTAGCGCCTATATTTAAATGAGAAATTTTATTTAACTGATGATTAAGATTGGCAAGGCCCGCAACGTCAGTGTGAGTGGACGTGTAACTGCCGCCATCTTGCGTATAGGTTGCTGATGGATGAATGTCGTGATAGTTAATAGTTGTAGAACCTTGCTTGGCTGACCATGTCCCTTGCTGATCAAAGTTTTCAACCTGCATTGCTTGTGTATCTGCATGCATAGTACTGTTGGGGCCTTGGACAAGGTGTGCGACTTCTGTAACTAAATTATGCGTAGCTGCATGGCCATTTTCAGATAAATATTGCCCGAAATAACTTAAATTATGACTAAATGAGTTATCATGTTGAAAATGACCAACATAAAACTGCTTAGAAATATTTTCAGCACATTGGGCACTCCCTAAAGTTATATTGAGAGCAGATTCTTCATGAAGATTGCCTGTAAGAACGCCCTTCAAGTTAATATCAATCAAACTTTCTGTTTGGTAATGCGGTGTTAAGGAAGAAAAACCCGTATGACAAAATTGCTGTGTTCGTTCAATGTTAGTTAGTACTTTCTTATTTTTTTCCACAGTTTGATTTTTATGATCTAGTGTATGGTTTGCCATGCTGCTGGTAACCAAGTGGTAACCATCGGCCACCACACCTTTAATATTAACAATTAAAGGAATGACATCACATAATTCAAGATCATCCCAATTCTCTTTTATCGCTTCAAGTTCTTGAAAAATTTGGGGTAAATCTAACAGCAGTGTACCTGTATGGACTACAATATTGGCTGCCAAGCCGACATCTGTAAAAATTAACTTGAGGGCAATGATTAAAAGATTCAATGCTTGGTAAGCGTGATCCTTATTAAAAACATCTGTTTGCAGCTCAGAAAAATCAAGATGAATGATATGATTTATGGTCTCTAAAACTTTTGTTACATTGGGTACATTTAAGGTTAAATCCAAGCCAAAGAGGCGATGACGTAATGTTGCATTTGATTCAATTAATCCTAAATCTAGATCCAGTAGATTTTTGAAAGCACATGAAGTAGTCGCTTTAGTGCGAGTCCCCACATCAATATAAGCACCTGATATAATTTGTAAATTATTTGCTTCGATAAAAGCGCGTTTGTTGACGGCAGTGATGGGATTAAGAATTAATTTTTCATGTGGCATTAATCCTCTTATAAAATGTCGATTAGTACGGAGTAGTACATTAGCTTTAGCACAATGCAGATTTCCTGTTAAGTAATGTGTATTAGCCGTTAATCGCAAATTTTCTGAAACATTCCAATTAGAAGTTTTATAAATTTTTAAAGGGCCGTGAATATTGCCATGCATTGTCGATGCATCCACATCACCATAAAATTTAGCAGAAGGCGTATTCAGTGAAATAGTGTGCGCATTTAATCTTCCTTCTTTTTCCAACATGAAGGCTTGTACATCTTTATGTTTATTATGCTTGTCATATTCTATCTGTAATGAAAGATCATTTAGCGCATCAATCTTACCGTTGCATAATAATTTTTTAGTTTCAACAAATGATGAATCGCGCGCAAAATTAATATTATTTTTACCCACAAAAAAATAATTGCGTCCCTGCAAATAATTACAGTTTGCATTCATTTCTACCGCAGAATCTTCATGAATAAAGTCGGAATCAATAAAAATATCATTATCAGCATCTAAGAGAGCATCTTTTAAAATAACTTTTTTGGTCCCAATGATTTCAATATCGCCTTCATTGTCATTCTCAAAAGATGTGATGGTTTTGCTTATCCCTGCTATTTCAATAGTATTATTGGCGAGATATTGAATGTTTTGTGCTAAACATTGATGAGTTGGATTTAAAACAAGATTATTAAGGGCTGCGAGAGATGCATTTTCTTCCACAATAAATTGTGCGCTTGAGTCTAAATTTTTAGTTTGTGTTGTGATGGATTTAGTTTTAATTAATGCATCCGGCCCAAAGGTACAATCCCCTAAGGCATTAATTAAAATATGATTAGCACACGTTATATTGTGATTAAGTGCAAAATCACCAGCGATGACG from Gammaproteobacteria bacterium harbors:
- a CDS encoding hemagglutinin repeat-containing protein, with amino-acid sequence MVKSNFGIDVERTIHNYKLKTGRIREFFHGTSITQQRAQDYHKLIDFIDNSENSAADVALAELIKEINKKALRGPRHQSALLDPLLLLVNKYEHQPSYGFHPDSIFSPQNTFKSEIVKEIKIDTYEIDAEQMAGSIDAGFPGIMTTPSRKQLLISKNDQGEYVIPFCMQMNDESFQCLDKETHEPLGVILIKDASLLFKAEPNKKGLNFCFDTLSKLQFNDTHIENPLGQVAFAHDIELTGNLNVIAGDFALNHNITCANHILINALGDCTFGPDALIKTKSITTQTKNLDSSAQFIVEENASLAALNNLVLNPTHQCLAQNIQYLANNTIEIAGISKTITSFENDNEGDIEIIGTKKVILKDALLDADNDIFIDSDFIHEDSAVEMNANCNYLQGRNYFFVGKNNINFARDSSFVETKKLLCNGKIDALNDLSLQIEYDKHNKHKDVQAFMLEKEGRLNAHTISLNTPSAKFYGDVDASTMHGNIHGPLKIYKTSNWNVSENLRLTANTHYLTGNLHCAKANVLLRTNRHFIRGLMPHEKLILNPITAVNKRAFIEANNLQIISGAYIDVGTRTKATTSCAFKNLLDLDLGLIESNATLRHRLFGLDLTLNVPNVTKVLETINHIIHLDFSELQTDVFNKDHAYQALNLLIIALKLIFTDVGLAANIVVHTGTLLLDLPQIFQELEAIKENWDDLELCDVIPLIVNIKGVVADGYHLVTSSMANHTLDHKNQTVEKNKKVLTNIERTQQFCHTGFSSLTPHYQTESLIDINLKGVLTGNLHEESALNITLGSAQCAENISKQFYVGHFQHDNSFSHNLSYFGQYLSENGHAATHNLVTEVAHLVQGPNSTMHADTQAMQVENFDQQGTWSAKQGSTTINYHDIHPSATYTQDGGSYTSTHTDVAGLANLNHQLNKISHLNIGAKGSVVTDYAEIDIPRLKNENQLNISNGSASIQQLKNRKTGTVNSVKSKLDIQDIKNRGSISLDQSLLQAASFSNANHFDAKKSIVKVNHFKNFGHTAFRQSQVKFDAFDNLKNSHTQSEDTDFTALKINNHRQARFGFKSSQVEVELLHNAGATSFEQSQVKINDFENIKKGSVQFADSELVTSMLNNKQEAELEIKRSKIEAFHLINDGDMKADQANLSVNHLQNNNQASLTETDLQTTTFITTKQLDLNQSRIASQVAMLHGETAIHQDNEILSDRVKVAGQVTIDQNASLILNGKDELELTETSDIKGGGLFLHANDKVHIDPDAVVDVDKLYSNFRVFPDAHDYIAGKGYHVNANQLFYFKSPQDLIIDFPLRACDNYLLGKNIAVRPFAPTPENLKYANEVGHLIDDNVIYDPIYNPPLDSFFFSTDPNALVHYNLNHNLYLDASEQLDIYANMSGPRLTFIGKDKLFIHQAPSSSPYIIKELTLLRHLLHADDLILSGDTIQNDNGYLKAHTITLFPGVGGFTNFVGMVRADQLLYGDALGDIINIGLVPPYRNNPYIPGILEGYDSYLHTKGQVIGEAGDFLSDRDLLIDADQGVEARAKIITLSSSHDKSSYLGFSKSSKTITEDFVYGCNFKSKTNKIHVNSNHADINTYAANFSAPVSTILSVDGENHKVRLYDVLTSKRIKESGSSWCGLASHSSSQENQNNVTTKFNVPEHVTVVSHQSDIDIRGAQFQGNGKLSLGAGNDINVSIPILDHHYHATSQGFATAICGVPILQTQSNESYHPTLTKPALINDFNQLTHSNDNLSTGLNLGNVIVDGADTANTILGAFENGNYIETLGNEVLPQVFNPNISLTYSKTKIDQDWQTLGNGFIDVGELEIIAPYGNVTFDHAIPVHVKKHAYIEAEKLIENGVALASQFSAHQQSLTATGYLSGDVTVDYRENNSLSKNQQWVNQSFSVNGPLELHVGEWCLNGAKVQTRHLAGDVNQLEIKSHLSHKEESNHGFTASTRGNFEVNHGSSNESRVKEMSGIEIIDDLNASDNEFTVYHIRSEAGAILSHGKLNLHPETFTAIPIHEHTESTQQGVGINKGVAPFNNNNSSHLSTLSILSQLRKEKSILKPKVYGASGTDFSAEKITGSLVTTSENSRQITHETNKNYQTKLPLYDANFSHQFAGRLKKITSPSSGIENDVTFAAPDQSQSIFVASVPEDNIQIYNSPIQGAQIVSYHNKQNELVFVYDAALMNENYLNSNLTQFISTQIAKYDNPQICFIRKNSAETSTIKPEKEATWFDYLSEFNAGVERAKTSLVHQALHPIDEVIESGRLVRDGYNAMLFQTTGISFSKEADKRNTARGIEYNKMVDDYMTAKGPQRVGILAEAMTNLTFGFAMHEAKHGAMGAGLDRGLEKACGDIINTPNPFVPYF